The sequence CAGTCTGTCACAGTCCTCTTGGGTCTGTTTGACATTGGCCTGGAtgtgctccagcagccccttGTCCTGCTTCAGGGAGCAAGACAACAAGGTGGTGCTGTActggggggcggggcagggggggggtcTAGCTGCCCGCAGGGACTAGAGCCAGGGTATTCGGCCGGTGGCCGCAGGCTCTCAGTGCCAGCAGGACATTTGCATCAagcctttcatttccttccatGCTGCTGACTCATCCACGCCAATTTGAGGGGCAGCAAGGGGCCCCCCCAcaacacagcaaagcacaacCAGCCGGGGGtgtcccagcagccccctcccaagCCCACCATGCCAGCAATCTCCCTACCTGGCTCCTCCCCGGCAGCTGCCGCGCCACCTTGCCCGCTGCCTGCAAGTTCACCTGCTCCTGGAGCTTCTGGTAGCAccgcaggagctgccccagctgcccactGGCGTTCATGTTGCAGTCGGGGCacactgcctgctcctgccccacgCCCCTCTCCATCGCCTTCAGCTtgtccagctgcagcaaagggagaaggaaCGGGCTCTGAGGTGGGGATGGATGCAGCCAACAAACCCAGGTGCCACGCAGACATGTTGGCCCCATCCTGCCAAGGGATACAGCCGGCAACCATGCCAGGACCACCCCACGGAGCCAGCGGGCAGTGGGAATGCTCCCCCTGGACCtcacctgctcctgcagctgggcagccacCTCTGTCACCCTCTGCTCCAACGTGGCCTCTCTTGCGAGGTGCTGCTCCCTCAGCTCCCTCATTTCCCGCTGTAGCTCCCGCACCATGGTCCTGGCCAGTGAGACATGGGCACGGGCAGGGTTAGCGTCcatggggctgcctggggggtgGCCCTTGCCCCCAAACCGGGATGTTCCCAGCCGCCAGGATCCCTTGCAGCCCCCAcccacacaccacccccccgAGGCACAAAACCCTCTCCCATCCTTTTACCCCAGGTGCAGTGTAGTCTCCTTGTAATCCTCTTGGCAGGCAGATCCAGccttctgcagcttttgaagcacatcctccagctgcctgaTCTGGGAATGGCAGCGGTACCAGAGTCAGAGCACAGCCCCCCATGTTGTCCCAGCACGCAGGCCCTTcggctgccccttccctgccccccatccccagaGCCCCATCAGGGACTGCTGCGGGCTCACCTTCCCCTTCTCGCCCTGCAGGTcaccagccagcccctgcagggAGGACTTCTGGTCCTGGAGGtctgccaggatgctgctgatGCTCTCCTTGCCTAGAGGGATGTGATCCAAGGGGACATGCTCTCAGTGAGTGGGGTCTTGCCCTTGGGGCCAGCCTGGCCCCACAACAAGCCCCTGAGCCAGGCTGGCCCCATGCCAAatgctccccaccagccctcccaGGGCTCCCACCTTCCTTCAGGAAGAGCAGGCTCAGCTTCTCAACCTCCCCATGTCCTGCCTTGGTGGCTTCCAGCTGGGCCACCTGCTCCTTCAGGCTTGTGTAGAGGAGGCCCAGCTGTCCAACCTGGCGTAGAGCCCCTGCTGTGTCTACAGAGTGGGAACCCTTCGCTGGCTCTTGCAAGGGGGACACAACGTTGAGGGGCATCTCTAAGCCCTGGGCTGTTGCCCAGGAGGTCTCTGGGGCTGGCTGTCCGACCCTGGCAGGCTGCATGCTGGGTGCAGCCACGGGACCTGCAGCATCAACTTGCATCCCCTGAGCAAAGCCAGTGGCCTCAGGGGACACCTCCGTTGCACTCTGAGGGCTGGGGTCCGTGCAGAGGGGGCCTGGCTGaacctctgctcctctgccctgggTCCCTTGAAGTGCTGGCTGCATCTCCAAGGAGGCAGTCTGGGTGCTGGAGGCCTCTGGTTGCACCCCTGCAAGAGTGGCCTGGATCCCAGGGGACTCTGGCTGTGTCCCCGGGGAGGTGGTGCTCCCATCAGAAGTCCTTGCTTGATCAGAGGGAGCACCTGCCCACTTCTGAGGGCTCCccttggtggtgctgggggcaggctGTGTCCATGGCTCCTTCGGCCCCAGCGCTGAGCTCACTCCATGCAGCGTGTCCACAGCTGAAgcctggggctcagcaggggCAGACTGGCCCCCAGTGCCTtcctgggaagaggcaggaatGGGGAGCAGGTTTATgggcagaaatgcagcagcacGGGCAGacccacagcccccctgccctgtccccaacccctcccccccttcACCAAGCCAAACCCAAGTACTCCACGAGAGCCCAAAGGCAAAGTGCACACCCCACGGACACCCCCCGAGCTCCCACAAccacagcccctccccagccgtttcaggagcagcagccccagtcCAGATTTGGGAGCCAGGGGCTGTTGGGGGACATGGGTGCAGCCGGCCCCTCAAGGAGGTACCAGCACCCACTGGATTTCCCCACCAGCCTAAACACAGCCCTTTGCTGAGCAGAACGTGCTCAGAAAGTGCACGTCGGGCCAGCCAAGGAGCTGCCCGCACTCTGCCGatgccaggtcctgcctgacaaGGGATGCGCAGTGCACTGCTGGGGACCCGACACGGAGGGACCAGGTGCACTGGTCCCCCGGGGATGCAGCTACCCCCTGTCCTGCAGAGGGATCCACATGCGCTTGTGGCCGTGCCACACCACTTTCAGGTACCGTCTGCCCATGGTGGcctggcagctggctggcagcatcGCCGAGGCTCCCCTGGGGGAGGTAGAGGAGAGGGACAGCTCTAAGATTGGAATGAAGCATCCACAAAGGAGCTTGGGTGCAAGGCAGAGGGACactgggcagggctctgcctgggggCCAGGGCTGTGTTGCACAGGTAGATCTTGatctcccctccttcccagcacccaCATGACTCTTTCTATGGCCCTTTAATTAAGAAGCACCTCAGTACCACATTGCTTGACACCTGCAGTTACCTCTACCAGCAGCCTGTGCCGCAGGCAGTGGTGCCCGTTCCTACCCTCCCAAggacagccctggcaggagaagggtggggggctgcagctggggtgggctgAGCCCCAACATGCCCCTCTGGGACACCCTTCCCACGCACTCTTCCCCCCAGGGGACCTTCATGCTGTGTGACACCCAGGGCCGCAGGGAGGGGCATGGAGGGGGGTGAGGGACCAGTGCCCTCCTGGGGACaccggcagcagcagctcaccaaGCCGAGTGCCTTCTGGATCGTCCTGAGGTCCTCCGCCATGCAGGCCTGTGCCACCTTCATCCCACTCATCTCCTCCAGGAGATTCCGGTAGAGCGCCACGGCCTAGGAGAAGGGGAGGGCGGGTTGAGCCCCAGGGGAGGGACCCTGGAGACCAGGACCCCGGCTCTGGTCTGTCCAGAGCAGGGGGGGCAGCGCAGGGTCCGGCCcaggcaggcgggcagggcACTGTGGCCAGCGCTTTCCATTCGCCGCGTCTTCGACAGCCAAgaaggggcagcagcccccagggaccctcacccctgccctgggcccATTGCACAACTCGCGTCAGCAGGGACGGAtctggccctgcctgcccgctcCAGGCTCTGCGCCAGCGCTGGAGCGGATCCAAAGGgcaaggagctgctgccacccctcgagggcagcctggccagggagGGCAGTGGTGGCCGCCACTAACGAAGCGGGAGCCACCGAGCAGAGGCCAGACCCACCCCGCAGAGGGCGagtgctccctgcccacccccagggGCACATCCTCCCGAATTGTGCCAGCCCCGGCAGGATCCGGCCCTGTAGTGCTGGGGCAGCTCTTTCCTTGGCCCTGAGCGCCTCTCGTCCCGCTGGGGATGCTCGGGAAAAGCAGGGCCatgagcagctctgtgccaggcaGCTCAGTGCCCCCCTGCAGCGCCCGCCCATGTCGGGCTGAGCCCTCGGGCGAGCCCGGGGGCCTTTCGTTGGGAGAGGAGGCCCACAAGGTGCTGAGGGAACCTCTCAGCTGCCCAAGGAGCAGGTGCCATCCCCGGCTTTTCAGGAGCgcagaagagagggagggagggagagggtggtggggctggaagCCGGGGGGCTGAACCTGCGGCCAGGGGGCACCGGGTGCTCTGTCGCACCCAGCCGCTCATGGATGGCAACGGCGGGAGGGCCCAGAGCCACCCGAGCAGCATCTCAGCTCTTCCTGGCCCAAACTCCATCCCCACCGTGAGCAGGGGCTTCAAGCAGGCCTTGCTCTAAGGGGCAGTGCAcagcccccgggggggggggggggggggggggcacctcGGATtggggggcacccagggcacTGGGAGGAGCCTCTACCTTGGAGACACCGCTCACATCGCCTTCCTCCATCTCCTTCACATCAGCGGCTGCAGAGGGGACccgggggctgctggtggtCTTCTGCAGCAGGTGCTCCTGCACCTCCTGGCCCTTGGAGCTCTGGCCCTGCGGCCAGGCCTGGGTCCCACCTGCCGCCTCCTCCAGCCCGGGGGAGGCCTCGGCAGGCTGGGCCCCCTCCGGCTGCGTTGGGCtgagcccctgctgctgcccaggcagctcccacAGGTCCAGCAGCCTGAGGATGCCCTCCAGCAGCCTGCGCAGTGCATCGTAGTTTACGGTCATGCCGTTGGAGTTCGCAAtggcaagctgcagcagctggagcaggctgagctgggccGTCTCCGCTAGCAGCGTCTGCGATCTCTTCGAGCTCGCCATAGCGCCTGGCCTGGGGGGAACGGGACACTTTCTGCCTGGGGGGCACCTGGCAGAGGCGGCAGccttccccccactcccccctaGCCCGCAAAGCAAACGACGCCCAGCAAAAGTGAGGCAGATATGGgcgggaagggaggggagggggctaCGGGTGCTCCCCCAGAGGTCAGCGCCTGCCGGCCGCCAGCCCGCCTCCCCGCCAGCCCGCACCCGCCGCACCTCAGCGGGCTCTGCCGGCC comes from Falco naumanni isolate bFalNau1 chromosome 1, bFalNau1.pat, whole genome shotgun sequence and encodes:
- the LOC121085950 gene encoding uncharacterized protein LOC121085950 encodes the protein MASSKRSQTLLAETAQLSLLQLLQLAIANSNGMTVNYDALRRLLEGILRLLDLWELPGQQQGLSPTQPEGAQPAEASPGLEEAAGGTQAWPQGQSSKGQEVQEHLLQKTTSSPRVPSAAADVKEMEEGDVSGVSKAVALYRNLLEEMSGMKVAQACMAEDLRTIQKALGLEGTGGQSAPAEPQASAVDTLHGVSSALGPKEPWTQPAPSTTKGSPQKWAGAPSDQARTSDGSTTSPGTQPESPGIQATLAGVQPEASSTQTASLEMQPALQGTQGRGAEVQPGPLCTDPSPQSATEVSPEATGFAQGMQVDAAGPVAAPSMQPARVGQPAPETSWATAQGLEMPLNVVSPLQEPAKGSHSVDTAGALRQVGQLGLLYTSLKEQVAQLEATKAGHGEVEKLSLLFLKEGKESISSILADLQDQKSSLQGLAGDLQGEKGKIRQLEDVLQKLQKAGSACQEDYKETTLHLGTMVRELQREMRELREQHLAREATLEQRVTEVAAQLQEQLDKLKAMERGVGQEQAVCPDCNMNASGQLGQLLRCYQKLQEQVNLQAAGKVARQLPGRSQQDKGLLEHIQANVKQTQEDCDRLSRVTGNLVADCQRKQGDLEVLFQSVERLQRDKAAKEDLALELEVKADKAALAGKVNCTQFESNIERLYEAIEEVRSQVTGQGQGWQEVQQQLSELREEMDSKLDRLELGPFQQELENWKRSLKQLKERLPAMPDGGAGIKKQLLVPFSCLSCDRPLSMLVPGPQQTPERQQPTVPRQHGGQHTLGAPLQHSSTLQPHPPSTPRLLQRSSTLQPHPPSTPRLLQRNSTLQPHPPSTPRLHKSHTQLPIQIGMTKLGDEVELVGKDGRIYKGRRPLLVDKEGTATSPEQKPASAYSQLGQAAPGIFIQPLHHKYSSVPAERNLGSLGKPTPSSRRASSCRQQD